A genomic stretch from Streptomyces sp. QL37 includes:
- a CDS encoding glycosyltransferase — protein MTPAPRFSVICPTHNRSRAITRTLESVRRQAFPGWELLVVSDGSTDDTDEWVRAAAAQEPRIRLLRVPRHGHPSGPRMSGLREARGEFTAYIDHDDEWRADHLRVLLDAFEAGADLVATGCERRTAAGALTSRSDPLELVWHPEIQMLGPMFEPSRVAHRRPLAEEAGGWRAGDGLEDWDLWLRMAGLGLRFTTVHAHTAALLDDSSTRRHRTVRRHRLPLAVFDDARRAHAALRRLRGGEFDDEFRSAYLADTLEWYERMSTTPEFVLPTGWHGELGPEITHRATAPGDLWPDLVLVPEGRHFVLAQLLWCATVDHARQVRSLSARVQRRQLALAAEVAGAVAEE, from the coding sequence ATGACGCCTGCCCCCCGTTTCTCCGTCATCTGTCCCACGCACAACCGCTCCCGGGCGATCACCCGCACTCTGGAATCCGTCCGCCGGCAGGCCTTCCCCGGCTGGGAACTGCTCGTCGTCTCCGACGGCAGCACCGACGACACGGACGAGTGGGTGCGTGCGGCAGCCGCGCAGGAACCACGCATCCGGCTCCTCCGTGTGCCCCGCCACGGTCATCCGAGCGGCCCGCGGATGAGCGGCCTGCGGGAGGCCCGTGGGGAATTCACCGCATACATCGACCACGACGACGAGTGGCGGGCGGACCATCTGAGGGTGCTGCTCGATGCTTTCGAGGCGGGAGCGGACCTTGTCGCGACCGGCTGTGAGCGCAGGACCGCGGCCGGGGCGCTCACCTCGCGTTCGGACCCTCTCGAACTGGTATGGCATCCCGAGATCCAGATGCTGGGTCCGATGTTCGAGCCCTCACGCGTCGCGCACCGTCGCCCGCTCGCCGAGGAGGCGGGCGGCTGGCGCGCGGGCGACGGCCTGGAGGACTGGGACCTGTGGCTGCGGATGGCCGGCCTCGGGTTGCGTTTCACGACGGTCCACGCGCACACCGCGGCCCTTCTCGACGACAGCTCCACCCGCAGGCACCGGACCGTACGCCGCCATCGCCTACCGCTCGCGGTCTTCGACGACGCGCGCCGCGCCCACGCCGCACTGCGTCGCCTGCGGGGCGGCGAGTTCGACGACGAGTTCCGCAGCGCCTACCTCGCGGACACCCTTGAATGGTACGAGCGCATGTCGACCACCCCCGAGTTCGTCCTTCCCACTGGATGGCACGGGGAGCTGGGCCCCGAGATCACCCACCGGGCGACGGCGCCCGGAGATCTCTGGCCCGACCTGGTCCTGGTTCCCGAAGGCCGCCACTTCGTTCTCGCCCAGCTCCTGTGGTGCGCCACCGTCGACCATGCTCGCCAGGTCCGGTCCCTCTCCGCCCGCGTCCAACGCCGCCAGCTCGCGCTGGCGGCCGAGGTCGCGGGGGCGGTGGCCGAGGAGTGA
- the lanKC gene encoding class III lanthionine synthetase LanKC: protein MDFRYLTFCRPGEVFYDVQALGGAEDDFPAARVPLPEGWTRGANEDWVIFRPPGAELPEQGWKIHVTATPENAERISRLVRDYCLEHGVYFKFLRSAAVLVRRSGKYGDRGSSGKFVTLYSLDEEMLTRLLDDLDDLLTGETGPYILSDLRWRSGPLYVRYGGFVAHLVRGPSGELVHCIKDPSGNWVPDVRGPGFRPPAWVTLPDRLQEALEARNSAALTDFPYRPVKALHFSNGGGVYLATDTRTDATVLLKEARPLAGLDAAGSDAVARLRNEYWAIRRLAGLDCMPAHAEFRKGHEHYYLVREYVEGKALGQEMQERNPLLAAEPATPEDYAAYARWALDTLDRVEHGVRDLHARGVVFGDLHPNNVLLRPDGGVVFIDLEASSEVVAAAPQAMAAPGYQAPAGYTGVDVDRYAMGCLRLGVFLPLTQVLPWSSEKAEQFLSLIADVFPVPEDFAERVRDDLAPPAGHAPQGDAAAASVTGGAEARAVVSGTAEAPVSPRPAADPATADAFGDTSSWPVAGPDAEGWPELRQRLADGILAAASPERSDRLYPGDIEQFHGSGGGANLAFGAAGVVWALSQAGVEVPADHVDWLVRAGERVEDPGFYDGLCGIAFALDSLGLRRPAAELLERAAARWTASDADLDDSLFRGRAGIGLTLLHFAEKYGEPDGIERAVRLANRITGFAQGGRRRHGLLHGGSGQALFLCRLFAHTDEPKYLDQAVEALRTDLAESGWAADPTARTPHAAWSVPVINGGAGLALVVDAVLAHREDPELALARTTLGERLAAPFFSHSGVFTGRAGAMLAQHRLGTADVSGAPSASAADVPSALPSHLAALGLHAAPHAGAPAFLGDQCLRLSTDFATGTAGVLLTVETVLTGKDTGLPFLTGRVSRATGQESRIAAEGVPA from the coding sequence ATGGACTTCCGGTACCTGACCTTCTGCCGGCCCGGCGAGGTCTTCTACGACGTGCAGGCTCTCGGCGGTGCCGAGGACGACTTCCCCGCCGCGCGCGTCCCACTCCCCGAGGGGTGGACCCGAGGCGCCAACGAGGACTGGGTCATCTTCCGCCCTCCGGGGGCAGAACTGCCCGAGCAGGGCTGGAAGATCCATGTGACGGCGACCCCGGAGAACGCTGAGCGAATCAGTCGCCTCGTGCGCGACTACTGCCTGGAGCACGGGGTGTACTTCAAGTTCCTCCGGAGCGCCGCCGTGCTGGTGCGCCGCAGCGGCAAATACGGGGACCGGGGGAGCAGCGGCAAGTTCGTCACGCTCTACTCCCTGGACGAGGAGATGCTCACGCGGCTCCTCGACGACCTCGACGACCTGCTCACCGGTGAGACGGGGCCGTACATACTCAGCGACCTGCGCTGGCGTTCGGGACCGCTCTACGTGCGCTACGGCGGCTTCGTAGCGCATCTCGTCCGGGGCCCCTCGGGCGAACTCGTCCACTGCATCAAGGACCCGTCCGGAAACTGGGTGCCCGACGTGCGCGGCCCCGGTTTCCGGCCACCCGCCTGGGTGACCCTGCCCGACCGGCTCCAGGAGGCGCTGGAGGCGCGTAACAGCGCAGCCCTCACCGACTTCCCGTACCGCCCGGTCAAGGCGTTGCACTTCTCCAACGGCGGCGGCGTCTACCTCGCCACCGACACCCGCACCGACGCGACCGTTCTGCTCAAGGAAGCGCGCCCGCTCGCCGGTCTCGACGCCGCAGGCTCCGACGCCGTGGCCCGCCTGCGCAACGAGTACTGGGCGATCCGGCGGCTCGCGGGGCTCGACTGCATGCCCGCACACGCCGAATTCCGCAAGGGCCACGAGCACTACTACCTCGTCCGCGAGTACGTCGAGGGCAAGGCGCTCGGCCAGGAGATGCAGGAGCGTAACCCCCTCCTCGCCGCCGAGCCCGCAACACCCGAGGACTACGCCGCCTACGCCCGCTGGGCGCTGGACACCCTCGACAGGGTCGAACACGGCGTCCGTGACCTGCACGCGCGTGGTGTCGTCTTCGGCGACCTCCACCCGAACAACGTTCTCCTGCGCCCCGACGGCGGAGTCGTCTTCATCGACCTGGAGGCGAGCAGCGAGGTGGTGGCGGCGGCCCCGCAGGCCATGGCGGCGCCCGGCTACCAAGCCCCGGCCGGGTACACCGGCGTGGACGTCGACAGATACGCCATGGGCTGCCTCCGCCTGGGGGTCTTCCTGCCGCTCACCCAGGTTCTGCCGTGGTCGTCGGAGAAGGCGGAGCAGTTCCTCTCCCTGATCGCCGACGTCTTCCCCGTGCCGGAGGACTTCGCCGAACGGGTGCGGGACGACCTGGCGCCCCCGGCCGGACACGCCCCCCAGGGCGACGCCGCGGCCGCGAGCGTGACCGGTGGCGCCGAGGCCCGCGCAGTCGTCAGCGGTACCGCCGAGGCTCCCGTGTCCCCTCGCCCGGCCGCGGACCCCGCCACCGCCGACGCCTTCGGCGACACGTCCTCCTGGCCGGTCGCGGGCCCCGACGCCGAAGGCTGGCCCGAGCTGCGGCAGCGCCTCGCCGACGGCATCCTGGCCGCCGCGTCGCCCGAGCGCTCCGACCGGCTCTATCCCGGTGACATCGAGCAGTTCCACGGTTCCGGCGGTGGCGCGAACCTCGCGTTCGGTGCCGCGGGCGTGGTCTGGGCGCTCTCACAGGCCGGTGTCGAGGTGCCCGCCGACCACGTCGACTGGCTCGTCCGCGCCGGTGAGCGGGTCGAGGATCCCGGCTTCTACGACGGTCTGTGCGGGATCGCCTTCGCCCTGGATTCGCTCGGGCTGCGCAGGCCTGCCGCGGAACTCCTGGAGCGTGCCGCCGCTCGCTGGACCGCTTCTGACGCGGACCTGGACGACAGCCTCTTCCGCGGCAGAGCCGGAATCGGGCTCACCCTGTTGCACTTCGCGGAGAAGTACGGCGAGCCGGACGGAATCGAGCGCGCCGTGCGCCTCGCCAACCGCATCACCGGCTTCGCCCAGGGCGGCAGGCGCCGCCACGGCCTGCTCCACGGGGGTTCGGGGCAGGCACTCTTCCTGTGCCGTCTGTTCGCCCACACCGACGAACCGAAGTACCTCGATCAAGCTGTCGAGGCACTCCGCACCGACCTCGCCGAGAGCGGCTGGGCGGCCGACCCGACGGCGAGGACGCCGCACGCCGCGTGGTCCGTTCCGGTGATCAACGGCGGTGCGGGCCTGGCACTCGTCGTCGACGCGGTGCTCGCCCACCGGGAGGACCCCGAACTCGCCCTTGCACGCACCACGCTGGGTGAGCGACTTGCCGCACCCTTCTTCAGTCACTCCGGAGTGTTCACGGGACGGGCGGGGGCGATGCTGGCGCAGCACAGGCTGGGGACGGCGGACGTATCCGGCGCTCCGTCCGCATCCGCAGCCGACGTGCCCTCCGCTCTGCCCTCGCACCTCGCGGCTCTCGGGCTTCACGCGGCTCCACACGCCGGAGCCCCGGCCTTCCTCGGTGACCAGTGTCTGCGGCTCTCCACGGACTTCGCCACCGGGACCGCCGGTGTCCTGCTCACTGTCGAGACCGTCCTCACCGGCAAGGACACCGGCCTGCCGTTTCTCACCGGCCGCGTGAGCCGCGCCACCGGCCAGGAGAGCCGGATCGCCGCTGAGGGCGTCCCGGCATGA
- the mpaP gene encoding daptide biosynthesis intramembrane metalloprotease: protein MSTKTETPPVPPELLDRPRLAADVSVHEPAEAGAPWLIQQGQTRYFRVQSDLARLALALNGTRDHTLLAEILGPPWTVGAVAEAVEKLAAGKLLDNGEAVRKSDRRFKLVPPMTLQFTLVRPERMLLRISPLVRALTGRAGVAAAVVLALTGLLVLAGQSARLGDALGQPLGLGTYLAVFLGILATTAVHEFGHGAVLTHHGGRPGRMGVMLFYLSPAFFCDVTDGWRLPRRSQRVAVALAGIVTQVVIAGGAAVASLFFSGAARDGLLVFAFVTYIAGLLNLMPFVKLDGYIALMSHLDVPHLRDRALTDARRRVARVLFGSRHERELPELGRWTVPFGLASMAFPLYMIATAVGLWGDTLQRIGVVGATLMLCGVGYLGYHLVRGFVRVAREARAGGAGAIRIGAVAVLLTAALTTVLALVEVPYTVSAGYTVRDGGRAELLLPPSADRSVIKEGVTVRLYQVGVATKSETGHGVIADDRATATTAPLSAFLPVRADMLPTPADGYPLRLAKTPEDDLGGAVVDAGRMPAGQWIFTKYVLPAFRW, encoded by the coding sequence TTGTCCACCAAGACCGAGACGCCCCCCGTCCCTCCCGAGCTCCTGGACCGCCCTCGGCTCGCTGCCGACGTCTCCGTGCACGAACCGGCCGAGGCAGGGGCGCCGTGGCTGATCCAGCAGGGTCAGACGCGGTACTTCCGGGTCCAGTCCGACCTGGCCCGCCTCGCCCTGGCGCTCAACGGGACCCGCGATCACACCCTGCTCGCGGAGATCCTCGGGCCACCGTGGACGGTCGGCGCGGTCGCGGAAGCCGTCGAGAAGCTCGCCGCCGGGAAGCTGCTCGACAACGGTGAGGCCGTGCGCAAGAGCGACCGTCGCTTCAAGCTCGTCCCCCCGATGACCCTCCAGTTCACCCTCGTACGGCCCGAGCGCATGCTGCTACGGATCTCACCGCTTGTGCGTGCGCTGACGGGGCGGGCCGGAGTGGCGGCAGCCGTTGTGCTCGCGCTGACCGGGCTGCTCGTGCTCGCCGGTCAGTCGGCCCGTCTCGGCGACGCCTTGGGGCAGCCGCTCGGACTTGGCACCTACCTGGCCGTCTTCCTGGGCATCCTGGCCACGACCGCCGTGCACGAGTTCGGACATGGCGCGGTCCTCACCCACCACGGGGGACGTCCGGGCCGGATGGGCGTGATGCTCTTCTACCTGTCGCCCGCCTTCTTCTGCGACGTCACCGACGGTTGGCGACTGCCGCGCAGGAGTCAGCGTGTCGCGGTGGCCCTCGCCGGGATCGTCACGCAGGTAGTCATCGCCGGCGGCGCCGCCGTCGCCTCTCTCTTCTTCTCCGGCGCCGCACGGGACGGGCTGCTCGTCTTCGCCTTCGTCACCTACATCGCGGGTCTGCTCAACCTCATGCCGTTCGTCAAACTCGACGGCTACATCGCGTTGATGAGCCACCTCGACGTCCCGCATCTGAGGGACCGGGCGCTGACCGACGCCCGTCGCAGGGTCGCCCGCGTGCTCTTCGGCAGCCGCCACGAACGTGAGCTGCCTGAACTCGGCCGCTGGACGGTGCCGTTCGGTCTCGCCTCCATGGCCTTCCCGCTGTACATGATCGCGACGGCTGTCGGGCTGTGGGGCGACACGCTGCAGCGCATCGGTGTCGTCGGCGCCACGCTCATGCTGTGCGGGGTCGGCTATCTCGGGTACCACCTCGTACGCGGCTTCGTCCGGGTCGCCCGGGAAGCGCGTGCGGGGGGTGCGGGCGCGATCCGTATCGGCGCCGTGGCCGTCCTGCTCACCGCGGCGCTCACCACCGTGCTCGCGCTCGTCGAGGTCCCGTACACGGTGAGCGCGGGGTACACCGTACGGGACGGAGGGAGGGCCGAACTGCTGCTTCCGCCGTCCGCCGACCGGTCGGTGATCAAGGAGGGCGTGACGGTACGGCTCTACCAGGTGGGCGTGGCCACCAAGAGCGAGACCGGACACGGTGTGATAGCCGACGACCGGGCCACCGCGACCACGGCTCCGCTCTCCGCCTTCCTGCCGGTACGCGCCGACATGCTGCCGACCCCTGCGGACGGATACCCGCTGCGGCTCGCGAAGACCCCCGAGGACGACCTGGGCGGTGCCGTGGTGGACGCGGGCCGGATGCCTGCCGGGCAGTGGATCTTCACCAAGTACGTGTTGCCTGCCTTCCGCTGGTGA
- a CDS encoding ABC transporter permease yields MADALRGEWLKAWSGKAWIILLVCGTYMSLMTSFGYGSEGDMALDQGSGDLAAVTDDVVRAWMMTFLFASLYGAIVVTREYGSGSISRSVLVTGRARLFGAKLAVGALVGALSGLVAVVFSVISAWGVLAVYGRDFVWTTETTLIAVGLFVCNVLAAPWGVFLGWIIRHQIASVVTVMALTLLMDPGLQRLAPKAASYLFTIAMSAIYRDVGHTLLSPQTALLVIAGWLAVTGFAAYRLLRVRDLT; encoded by the coding sequence ATGGCTGACGCACTGCGCGGTGAGTGGCTCAAGGCGTGGAGCGGAAAGGCGTGGATCATACTCCTCGTCTGCGGCACCTACATGTCCCTCATGACGAGCTTCGGCTACGGCTCCGAGGGCGACATGGCGCTCGACCAGGGCAGCGGAGATCTCGCCGCCGTGACCGACGACGTCGTGCGCGCCTGGATGATGACCTTCCTCTTCGCTTCTCTCTATGGCGCCATCGTCGTCACGCGCGAGTACGGCTCGGGCTCCATCAGCCGTTCCGTCCTTGTGACCGGGCGCGCACGCCTGTTCGGCGCCAAGCTCGCCGTCGGCGCGCTCGTCGGCGCGCTTTCCGGACTGGTCGCGGTGGTTTTCTCGGTCATCTCCGCGTGGGGGGTCCTCGCCGTGTACGGGCGGGACTTCGTCTGGACGACGGAGACGACCCTTATCGCGGTTGGCCTCTTCGTGTGCAATGTGCTGGCCGCTCCCTGGGGTGTGTTCCTCGGCTGGATCATCCGCCACCAGATCGCCTCGGTCGTCACGGTCATGGCGCTGACCCTGCTGATGGATCCAGGTCTCCAGCGGCTCGCTCCGAAGGCCGCGAGCTATCTGTTCACGATCGCGATGAGTGCGATCTACCGGGACGTGGGCCACACCCTGCTCTCCCCGCAGACCGCCCTCCTGGTCATCGCGGGCTGGCTCGCCGTCACCGGTTTCGCCGCGTACCGGCTCCTCCGCGTCCGCGACCTCACGTAA
- a CDS encoding ATP-binding cassette domain-containing protein produces the protein MSEAPVIEFHGVTKRFGGVTAVEDLTFAVRPGRVVGLLGRNGAGKSTALRVLLGLVRPTAGHATLFGRAYQDLPDAPRRIGVSMDTIGPTPGTTGRRDLRIWARSLGLPDSRVETVLSQVGLTDSADRKVKGYSTGMRQRLALATALLPDPELLVLDEPVNGLDPDGIRWLRELLRTLAAEGRTILLSSHLLAEVEQTVDDVVILQRTLRYSGALSRLTADGADRLEDRFFELADTSVSGGSHG, from the coding sequence GTGAGTGAGGCGCCCGTCATCGAGTTCCACGGCGTGACCAAGAGGTTCGGCGGGGTGACCGCCGTGGAGGACCTCACCTTCGCCGTCCGCCCCGGCCGGGTCGTCGGACTCCTCGGCCGCAACGGCGCCGGGAAGAGCACGGCGCTACGCGTTCTCCTCGGCCTGGTCCGGCCTACGGCCGGGCACGCGACCCTCTTCGGACGTGCCTACCAGGACCTGCCCGACGCCCCTCGGCGGATCGGGGTCAGCATGGACACGATCGGCCCGACGCCGGGTACGACGGGCCGCCGCGACCTGCGGATCTGGGCGCGCAGCCTCGGCCTGCCCGACTCCCGTGTCGAGACGGTGCTCAGCCAGGTGGGCCTCACCGACAGTGCCGACCGCAAGGTCAAGGGCTACTCCACCGGTATGCGCCAGCGCCTCGCGCTCGCCACCGCGCTGCTCCCCGACCCCGAACTCCTGGTACTCGACGAGCCGGTGAACGGCCTCGACCCGGACGGCATCCGCTGGCTGCGCGAGCTGCTGCGCACCCTCGCGGCGGAAGGAAGGACCATCCTGCTCTCCAGCCATCTGCTCGCCGAGGTCGAGCAGACCGTCGACGACGTCGTGATCCTCCAGCGCACCCTGCGCTACTCGGGCGCGCTGTCCCGGCTCACGGCCGACGGCGCCGACCGTCTGGAGGACCGGTTCTTCGAACTGGCGGACACGAGCGTTTCGGGCGGCTCCCATGGCTGA
- a CDS encoding daptide-type RiPP has translation MENTKEFAPLLELGMQELEAMEAPGFWTGFSVGVAISGVASASAAVSVAVSIAT, from the coding sequence ATGGAGAACACCAAGGAGTTCGCTCCGCTGCTCGAGCTGGGCATGCAGGAGCTGGAGGCCATGGAGGCCCCGGGCTTCTGGACCGGGTTCTCGGTCGGCGTCGCGATCAGCGGCGTGGCCTCGGCGAGCGCCGCTGTCAGCGTTGCGGTCAGCATCGCCACCTGA
- a CDS encoding daptide-type RiPP: protein MQGTEIPKPLLELGMQELEAMDAPGWWTAIGVSAGVVVSASAAYGSAAASVSLLT from the coding sequence ATGCAGGGCACGGAGATTCCCAAGCCTCTGCTGGAGCTCGGTATGCAGGAGCTGGAGGCCATGGACGCGCCGGGCTGGTGGACCGCCATCGGCGTCAGCGCCGGTGTGGTCGTCAGCGCCTCCGCGGCCTACGGCAGCGCCGCCGCCTCGGTGTCGTTGCTCACCTGA
- the mpaC gene encoding daptide-type RiPP biosynthesis dehydogenase, with product MTEPETLDGRGALGSTDELARLLRESPALGATRAALLVDGGVHGTEIHRRVADALGRRPYETLTSNGAGDLDDVLALGGRLEGAGLILALGGGSLLDRAKLASLAASGPETARHLTVPQRSGLIVLTRVPRRSMPLIAVPTTIGTGSETSAVACLAYPDAKRLVMGAALRPEFSVLDPLATVTLPRHLLVEGVLETFFRLVSPYVGDPADLPEPDARVEATAVRLLRLGDEIAEATREGGPATDEQRARSARLSARSHAQHLHDGRDPYAVKGWLIANELSTALGLRKMTAVAALLPPLWQAIDEGEERLGSARRLRRLWAVIRTGLGRSLPDRPAVGVASLIDAWGIERRVVADPEVTGAIAHRIVRAWGAGLPMLGGLGHPDVSRLLRRTVAAAGRAPDHEVPASPARAGVSTHRTEGQLSAVT from the coding sequence ATGACGGAGCCCGAGACACTCGACGGCCGGGGAGCGCTCGGCAGTACCGACGAGTTGGCCCGCCTCCTGCGCGAGTCCCCGGCGCTCGGTGCCACCAGGGCCGCCCTCCTCGTTGACGGCGGAGTCCATGGCACGGAGATCCACAGGCGGGTGGCCGACGCGCTCGGTCGGCGTCCGTACGAGACGCTGACATCGAACGGGGCCGGGGACCTGGATGACGTCCTCGCGCTCGGGGGACGGCTCGAAGGGGCGGGGCTGATACTCGCACTGGGCGGCGGTTCGCTGCTCGACCGGGCCAAACTGGCGAGCCTGGCCGCCTCGGGGCCGGAGACGGCGCGTCACCTGACGGTCCCTCAGCGCAGCGGGCTCATCGTGCTGACACGCGTCCCACGGCGGTCCATGCCGCTGATTGCCGTGCCGACCACCATCGGCACGGGCTCGGAGACGAGTGCTGTCGCCTGCCTCGCCTACCCGGATGCCAAGCGTCTCGTCATGGGCGCGGCGCTGCGGCCCGAGTTCTCGGTGCTTGATCCACTCGCTACCGTGACCCTGCCCCGGCACCTGCTTGTCGAAGGCGTACTGGAGACGTTCTTCCGGCTCGTCAGTCCGTACGTCGGCGACCCCGCCGACCTACCGGAGCCGGACGCCCGCGTCGAAGCCACCGCCGTACGCCTGCTGCGCCTCGGGGACGAGATCGCCGAGGCGACCCGCGAGGGCGGGCCCGCCACGGACGAGCAGCGCGCCCGGAGCGCTCGGCTCAGCGCCCGGAGCCACGCACAGCACCTCCACGACGGCCGTGATCCGTACGCCGTCAAGGGCTGGCTCATCGCCAACGAACTCTCCACCGCACTCGGTCTGCGCAAGATGACGGCCGTCGCCGCGCTGCTTCCCCCGTTGTGGCAGGCCATCGACGAGGGTGAGGAACGCCTGGGTTCGGCGCGGCGCCTGCGTCGGCTGTGGGCTGTGATCCGTACAGGACTCGGGCGGTCGCTGCCCGACCGTCCTGCCGTCGGCGTGGCATCGCTCATCGACGCGTGGGGGATCGAACGGCGCGTCGTGGCCGACCCGGAGGTCACCGGGGCGATCGCACATCGCATCGTCCGCGCCTGGGGAGCGGGGCTGCCGATGCTCGGCGGCCTCGGACACCCCGATGTGTCGCGGCTGCTGCGCCGGACCGTGGCAGCCGCGGGCCGCGCCCCGGACCACGAGGTGCCGGCGTCCCCCGCGCGGGCCGGCGTCTCCACCCACCGCACCGAGGGGCAACTCTCCGCGGTCACCTGA
- the mpaD gene encoding daptide-type RiPP biosynthesis aminotransferase: MTSTDTRTSGARAGALWPSLLPAEQHGLDELCAVSAEGVRVRFADGRELLCGSSGLWNTNLGYGNAAVAAAASEALRSASYLSTFRYENVYARRAAEALVQVAGAEHYGRVLFSTSGGAANDLAMKVARHYMSLRGEAGRKAVVGLRGSYHGLTFGGFALTGEDLGQQLYGVDQRLVRHVPPNNPEELRTLLARQGGQIAAVVVEPVLGSGAIPLDEEYVATLLQLREQYGFLLIADEVATGFGRTGVFFASQRWSAPPDLLIASKGLTNGTSAAAVVLTSRAVADVFQEAGALLSHGETQAGTPVTCAAILATLAETTRLGAVERARRLGDLLTRELDALAATHPYVTGSTGVGCFRSIRLAAADGSGAPFPQSQVPALVAAIRRAGAIVHPGLHGVQLIPALTYTDSEVSELLACVSTGLDLHLATIGERAGAGG; the protein is encoded by the coding sequence GTGACCAGCACAGACACCCGGACGAGCGGCGCACGTGCCGGTGCCCTCTGGCCCTCCCTCCTTCCTGCCGAACAGCACGGTCTGGACGAGTTGTGCGCGGTCTCCGCCGAAGGCGTCCGTGTCCGCTTCGCCGACGGCCGTGAACTCCTCTGCGGCTCCAGCGGGTTGTGGAACACCAACCTCGGGTACGGCAACGCGGCCGTGGCCGCGGCGGCCTCCGAGGCGCTGCGTTCCGCCTCGTACCTCAGCACCTTCCGCTACGAGAACGTGTACGCCCGCCGCGCCGCCGAGGCCCTCGTCCAGGTCGCGGGAGCGGAGCACTACGGGCGGGTTCTCTTCTCGACCTCGGGTGGTGCCGCCAACGACCTCGCGATGAAGGTGGCCCGCCACTACATGTCCTTGCGCGGTGAAGCCGGGCGCAAGGCTGTCGTGGGACTGCGCGGCAGCTATCACGGGCTGACCTTCGGAGGATTCGCCCTCACCGGCGAGGACCTGGGCCAGCAGCTGTACGGCGTGGACCAGCGGCTCGTACGCCACGTGCCGCCGAACAACCCGGAGGAGCTGCGCACGCTCCTTGCGCGGCAAGGCGGTCAGATCGCGGCCGTCGTGGTCGAACCGGTCCTCGGCTCCGGCGCGATCCCCCTCGACGAGGAGTACGTCGCCACGCTGCTGCAGCTGCGGGAACAGTACGGCTTCCTGCTCATCGCGGACGAGGTGGCGACCGGCTTCGGCCGTACGGGCGTCTTCTTCGCCTCGCAGCGCTGGTCGGCGCCGCCCGATCTGCTGATCGCCTCCAAGGGGCTCACCAACGGCACGAGCGCCGCAGCCGTCGTCCTCACCTCCCGTGCCGTCGCGGACGTCTTTCAGGAGGCAGGGGCGCTGCTGAGCCACGGTGAGACGCAGGCCGGGACCCCGGTCACCTGCGCCGCCATCCTCGCCACGCTCGCCGAGACGACCCGGCTCGGCGCGGTGGAGCGGGCACGCCGGCTCGGCGACCTGCTCACCCGTGAACTCGACGCCCTGGCGGCCACTCATCCCTATGTCACCGGCAGCACCGGGGTCGGCTGTTTCCGCTCGATCCGTCTGGCGGCGGCCGACGGCAGCGGCGCGCCGTTCCCTCAGAGCCAGGTGCCCGCACTCGTCGCCGCCATCCGGCGGGCCGGCGCGATCGTGCACCCTGGCCTGCACGGCGTCCAGCTCATTCCCGCGCTGACCTACACCGACAGCGAGGTGTCGGAACTGCTTGCCTGCGTGAGTACCGGACTCGACCTGCATCTGGCCACCATCGGCGAGCGGGCGGGGGCGGGCGGATGA
- the mpaM gene encoding daptide-type RiPP biosynthesis methyltransferase, translating into MTTDGTALPGTVIPGRAGELLAELGDRAECCSLYDANGSAIYHELSQQDHHEVRELIALVRRFPGPVLDLAAGSGRLTMPLLALGREVSALELSASMLDLLRERLDEAPTALRERSTLVRGDMSDFTLDQKFACVVLATTSVSLLDEAGRKGLYASVRAHLAPGGRFLLTTVDLDTSQEAEAELVFSTAAGNEYRMFEYWEQGMEARTVTIFPARYGAGPVRVGLTSIRVLPADRLEAELSTSGFRVTARHALPSVGARHHSTLLEVEATA; encoded by the coding sequence ATGACGACGGACGGGACAGCGCTGCCCGGGACGGTGATTCCCGGACGGGCCGGCGAACTGCTCGCCGAACTCGGCGACCGCGCCGAGTGCTGCAGCCTCTACGACGCGAACGGCTCGGCGATCTATCACGAGCTGTCCCAGCAGGACCACCACGAGGTACGGGAACTGATCGCCCTGGTGCGCCGCTTTCCCGGCCCCGTCCTCGACCTCGCCGCCGGCTCCGGGCGGCTCACCATGCCCCTGCTCGCGCTCGGCCGGGAAGTGAGCGCGCTTGAGCTCTCCGCGAGCATGCTGGACCTGCTGCGCGAACGGTTGGACGAGGCGCCGACCGCGCTGCGCGAGCGGAGCACGCTCGTGCGGGGTGACATGAGCGACTTCACGCTGGACCAGAAGTTCGCCTGTGTCGTCCTGGCCACGACCTCGGTCTCGCTGCTCGACGAAGCAGGCCGTAAGGGGCTCTACGCCTCGGTGCGGGCACACCTGGCGCCCGGCGGGCGCTTCCTGTTGACGACCGTCGACCTGGACACCTCCCAGGAGGCCGAGGCCGAGCTCGTGTTCAGCACCGCCGCGGGCAACGAGTACCGGATGTTCGAGTACTGGGAGCAGGGCATGGAAGCGCGCACTGTCACCATCTTCCCCGCCCGGTACGGCGCGGGCCCGGTCCGCGTGGGACTGACCAGCATCCGTGTCCTTCCCGCGGACCGGCTGGAGGCCGAGTTGAGCACGAGCGGGTTCCGTGTCACCGCCCGCCACGCGCTGCCCTCCGTCGGCGCGCGTCACCACAGCACACTCCTCGAAGTGGAGGCCACCGCGTGA